Proteins from a single region of Lasioglossum baleicum chromosome 1, iyLasBale1, whole genome shotgun sequence:
- the LOC143211637 gene encoding THAP domain-containing protein 5-like, whose translation MGKCLVCGKLSNNKTKTSLHGFPRDEALCKQWVKEIGREGWMPTNSSYICSDHFPEDSIAIYYNRKRLKPGSVPTILPKKSTCEPQRNILRESNGRDNNGVLATIEEVPEPMIVVECNNPPITSDHSPITSNQTFNKDFSSPCTSKTADVREECQHIALHDHRYCNTPRSTMKKLGDMRKRLQSTIQEKRLLKQQVTRLKKRYTLYKMCYKD comes from the exons ATGGGTAAATGCTTAGTTTGCGGAAAGTTAAGCAACAATAAAACAAAAACGTCATTACACGG CTTTCCTCGAGATGAAGCATTGTGTAAACAGTGGGTCAAAGAAATAGGTCGGGAAGGATGGATGCCTACAAACAGTAGTTACATCTGTTCTGATCATTTTCCTGAAGACAGCATCGCGATATACTATAATAGAAAACGTTTAAAGCCTGGAAGTGTGCCCACGATTTTACCGAAAAAGTCAACATGTGAACCACAGAGGAATATCTTAAGGGAAAGTAATGGTAGAG ATAATAATGGTGTTCTGGCAACAATAGAAGAAGTCCCAGAACCGATGATTGTTGTAGAATGCAATAATCCACCTATAACCAGCGATCATTCACCTATAACCAGCAACCAGACAT TTAATAAAGATTTCTCTTCACCATGCACATCAAAAACTGCAGATGTAAGGGAGGAGTGTCAACACATAGCACTGCATGATCATCGTTACTGCAATACACCACGAAGTACGATGAAGAAATTAGgtgatatgcgaaaaagattgCAGTCCACGATACAGGAGAAAAGATTACTGAAGCAACAGGTCACACGACTGAAAAAAAGGTACACTCTTTACAAGATGTGCTACAAGGACTAA
- the LOC143209128 gene encoding uncharacterized protein LOC143209128: MVDTGRHLLVGLEKCLIVLVYCNSDNLSDECIFTKNIYTQMEMPTNTWTVVQFLADGTVEAVPNSWLEGDKCYWPPVHKSKLSNAIQQCELPQPSWEHFSVKIFKNSTFDGYTKARRKAKEAEETNDLFNKYT, encoded by the exons ATGGTCGACACTGGTCGACACCTCCTGGTCGGTTTAGAGAAgtgtctaattgtattagtgtattgtaatagtgataatttatccgacgagtgtatatttacaaaa aatatatacacacaaatggagatgcctacaaatacatggaccgttgtccaatttttggcggacggaacggtagaagcggtgccaaatagttggctggaaggcgacaaatgttattggccaccggtacacaaatcaaaattgagcaacgcaatccaacaatgtgaactgcctcaaccttcgtgggagcacttttctgtaaagatcttcaaaaacagtacctttg acggctacacgaaggctagaagaaaagcaaaggaggccgaagagaccaatgacttgtttaataaatacacttaa